A region from the Streptomyces sp. 3214.6 genome encodes:
- a CDS encoding ATP-binding protein — MIQETVSSDPQPDDHFRNFSVRLSPTPRGARLARLLAVEQLRSWGLPLDPARQIVAELAANAATHARVPGRDFRLSLYVIANTLRIEVTDTSGDRPPRPRQTVPEADAESGRGLLLVEALADRWGWAPEMRPRKTVWAEVALPPEPDASCFGAAGGFFRTRTEVKEPHQAPPLPPAAQTHSRE, encoded by the coding sequence GTGATCCAGGAAACCGTCTCTTCCGACCCCCAACCCGACGACCACTTCCGCAACTTCAGCGTGCGCCTGTCACCCACGCCTCGCGGAGCCCGCCTCGCGCGACTGCTGGCGGTGGAGCAACTGCGCTCCTGGGGACTGCCGTTGGATCCGGCCCGCCAGATCGTCGCCGAACTCGCGGCGAACGCGGCAACCCACGCACGTGTGCCGGGCCGGGACTTCCGACTGTCGCTGTACGTCATCGCGAACACGCTGCGCATCGAGGTGACGGACACGTCTGGGGACCGGCCGCCCCGCCCCCGGCAAACGGTCCCGGAGGCCGACGCGGAGTCCGGTCGTGGACTGCTCCTGGTCGAGGCGCTCGCCGACCGGTGGGGCTGGGCCCCGGAGATGCGTCCGCGCAAGACGGTGTGGGCGGAAGTCGCACTCCCACCGGAACCCGACGCGTCGTGCTTCGGTGCCGCGGGCGGCTTTTTCCGAACAAGAACCGAGGTGAAAGAACCCCACCAAGCCCCACCCCTCCCGCCCGCAGCGCAAACTCACTCACGCGAGTGA
- a CDS encoding peptide ABC transporter substrate-binding protein, with the protein MRGATHARWAACAAAAALAATACGGGGSGSGGGDGGAVLSSSWGDPQNPLEPANTNEVQGGKVLDMIFRNLKRYNPQTGKAEDMLAEKIDTTDSQNFTITVKDGWTFSNGEKLTSRSFVDAWNYGASLKNNQKNAYFFQYIDGYTRTHPAGGGKQTAETLAGLKVVDPRTFTVRLTQKFSTFPDTLGYAAYAPLPQAFFTDHAGWLKKPIGNGPYTIDSYTKGSQMALKKWDAYPGDDKAQNDGVTLKVYTDNNTAYTDLMAGNLDLVDDVPAAQLKNVKNDLGDRYLNTPAGIIQTLAFPYYDKAWNKSGSDKVRTGLSRAIDREQITETIFQKTRTPATDWTSPVLGKDGGFKEGLCGDACDYDPAAAKKLIQEGGGLPGGQVKITYNADTGSHRQWVDAVCNSINNALGNDKACVGNPVGTFADFRNQIGDHKMSGPFRAGWQMDYPLIQNFLQPLYYTNASSNDGKWSDKDFDTLVNQANAETDTAKAVQTFQKAEEVVRDNMAAIPLWYQNGSAGYSQRLSNVKLNPFSVPVYNEIKVS; encoded by the coding sequence ATGCGTGGAGCCACGCACGCCAGGTGGGCCGCCTGTGCGGCGGCGGCAGCGCTCGCGGCCACCGCCTGCGGAGGCGGCGGGAGCGGCAGCGGGGGCGGCGATGGCGGCGCGGTGCTCAGCTCCTCCTGGGGAGACCCGCAGAACCCCCTGGAACCCGCCAACACCAACGAGGTGCAGGGCGGCAAGGTCCTCGACATGATCTTCCGCAACCTGAAGCGGTACAACCCGCAGACCGGCAAGGCCGAGGACATGCTCGCCGAGAAGATCGACACCACGGACTCCCAGAACTTCACGATCACCGTCAAGGACGGCTGGACGTTCAGCAATGGCGAAAAACTGACGTCCAGATCGTTCGTCGACGCCTGGAACTACGGCGCGAGCCTGAAGAACAACCAGAAGAACGCGTACTTCTTCCAGTACATCGACGGCTACACCAGGACCCACCCGGCCGGCGGCGGCAAGCAGACCGCCGAGACCCTCGCCGGGCTCAAGGTCGTCGACCCCAGGACGTTCACCGTCCGGCTCACGCAGAAGTTCTCCACCTTCCCCGACACCCTGGGCTACGCCGCCTACGCCCCCCTGCCCCAGGCCTTCTTCACCGACCACGCCGGCTGGCTGAAGAAACCGATCGGAAACGGCCCGTACACGATCGACTCCTATACCAAGGGCTCCCAGATGGCCCTGAAGAAGTGGGACGCCTACCCCGGCGACGACAAGGCGCAGAACGACGGAGTGACCCTGAAGGTCTACACCGACAACAACACCGCCTACACCGACCTGATGGCCGGCAACCTCGACCTGGTCGACGACGTGCCCGCGGCCCAGCTCAAGAACGTCAAGAACGACCTCGGCGACCGCTACCTCAACACCCCCGCCGGCATCATCCAGACCCTGGCCTTCCCCTACTACGACAAGGCCTGGAACAAGAGCGGCTCCGACAAGGTCCGTACCGGCCTCTCCCGCGCGATCGACCGCGAGCAGATCACCGAGACGATCTTCCAGAAGACCCGGACCCCTGCCACCGACTGGACCTCCCCGGTGCTCGGCAAGGACGGCGGCTTCAAGGAAGGCCTGTGCGGGGACGCCTGCGACTACGACCCCGCCGCCGCGAAGAAGCTCATCCAGGAGGGCGGCGGCCTCCCCGGCGGCCAGGTCAAAATCACATACAACGCGGACACCGGCTCCCACAGACAGTGGGTCGACGCGGTCTGCAACTCCATCAACAACGCCCTCGGCAACGACAAGGCCTGCGTCGGCAACCCGGTCGGCACCTTCGCCGACTTCCGCAACCAGATCGGCGACCACAAGATGAGCGGCCCGTTCCGCGCGGGCTGGCAGATGGACTACCCCCTCATCCAGAACTTCCTCCAGCCGCTCTACTACACCAACGCCTCCTCCAACGACGGCAAGTGGTCCGACAAGGACTTCGACACCCTCGTGAACCAGGCCAACGCCGAGACCGACACGGCGAAGGCGGTGCAGACCTTCCAGAAGGCCGAGGAGGTCGTCCGCGACAACATGGCCGCCATCCCGCTCTGGTACCAGAACGGCAGCGCAGGCTACTCGCAGCGGCTCTCGAACGTGAAGCTCAACCCGTTCTCCGTCCCGGTCTACAACGAGATCAAGGTCAGCTGA
- a CDS encoding S9 family peptidase, with translation MTTESDSFPRRHARTQRFTLGAPRSFTVAPDGSRVVFLRSDSGTKRANSLWVLDPADGTERPAADPTALLGGASEDLSPEERARRERSREGGAGIVGYATDEAVELASFALSGRLFTAELRAGTAREISVPGPVIDPRPSPDGRLVAYVAGGALRVVGAEGEDDRAVVEPESDTVSYGLAEFVAAEEMGRSRGFWWAPESDRLLVTRVDDTPVERWWISDPAQPKRDPQHVPYPAAGTANADVRLFVLGLDGVRTEVVWDRARYPYLARVHWSGAGAPLLLVQARDQRSQLFLAVDTDSGMTRMVHADEDLIWLDLFPGVPCWSPSGQLVRIADEGGARVLSVGERPLTGAQLHVRAVLDVTADDVLVSASAGEGAAVPEIGEVHVYRVNELGVERLSQEPGVHSAVRAGQVTVLVSATPDRPGSVARVLRDGKPAATVRSFADDPGLTPRVILTEGGARRIPCAVLMPTDYPGDASSGTAAPLPVLLDPYGGPHGPRVLAAHNAHLTSQWFADQGFAVVVADGRGTPGRSPGWEKAIHHDFTVSLDDQIEALQDLAKSHPLDLSRVAIRGWSYGGWLAGLAVLRRPDVFHAGIAGAPVTDWRLYDTHYTERYLGDPATSPEAYAKSSLVTDEGLSSPAEPHRPLMIVHGLADDNVVVAHALRLSSALLAAGRPHEVLPLSGVTHMTPQEQVAENLLLLQVDFLKRSLGLH, from the coding sequence ATGACGACCGAGTCCGACTCCTTCCCCCGCCGGCACGCCCGCACCCAGCGTTTCACGCTCGGCGCGCCGCGTTCGTTCACCGTCGCTCCCGACGGCTCCCGTGTTGTGTTCCTGCGCTCCGACTCCGGGACGAAACGGGCGAACTCCCTGTGGGTGCTCGATCCGGCGGACGGGACGGAACGCCCCGCCGCCGACCCGACCGCCCTCCTCGGTGGCGCCTCCGAGGACCTCTCGCCCGAGGAGCGGGCGCGTCGCGAACGCAGTCGCGAGGGGGGTGCGGGGATCGTCGGCTATGCCACCGACGAGGCCGTCGAGTTGGCGTCTTTCGCCTTGTCAGGGCGGCTTTTCACGGCCGAGCTGCGGGCCGGGACGGCGCGCGAGATCAGCGTTCCCGGGCCGGTGATCGACCCCCGGCCGTCCCCGGACGGACGGCTCGTCGCGTACGTCGCCGGGGGTGCCCTGCGGGTGGTGGGGGCCGAGGGCGAGGACGACCGGGCGGTGGTGGAACCGGAATCGGACACGGTCTCCTATGGATTGGCCGAGTTCGTCGCGGCCGAGGAGATGGGGCGTTCGCGCGGGTTCTGGTGGGCTCCGGAGTCGGACCGACTGCTGGTCACGCGTGTGGACGACACGCCGGTGGAGCGGTGGTGGATCTCGGATCCGGCCCAGCCGAAACGTGACCCACAACACGTGCCCTATCCGGCTGCCGGGACGGCCAACGCTGACGTACGGCTGTTCGTGCTCGGCCTCGACGGGGTGCGCACGGAGGTCGTCTGGGACCGGGCGCGGTACCCGTATCTGGCGCGAGTGCACTGGTCAGGGGCGGGGGCGCCGCTGCTGCTCGTACAAGCGCGCGACCAGCGGAGTCAGCTGTTCCTGGCGGTGGACACCGACTCCGGGATGACCCGGATGGTGCATGCCGACGAAGATCTGATTTGGCTGGATCTTTTCCCCGGGGTGCCGTGCTGGAGTCCCTCGGGGCAGTTGGTCCGGATCGCCGACGAGGGCGGCGCCCGGGTCCTCTCGGTCGGCGAACGTCCGCTGACGGGAGCCCAGTTGCATGTGCGCGCGGTGCTGGACGTCACGGCCGACGACGTGCTGGTATCCGCCTCGGCCGGGGAGGGCGCGGCCGTGCCGGAGATCGGCGAGGTGCACGTCTACCGAGTGAACGAGCTCGGCGTGGAGCGCCTCTCCCAGGAGCCCGGCGTGCACTCGGCGGTGCGCGCGGGGCAGGTGACCGTGCTGGTGTCGGCGACGCCGGACCGGCCGGGGAGCGTGGCGCGGGTGCTGCGGGACGGGAAGCCGGCGGCGACGGTTCGGTCGTTTGCGGACGATCCCGGCCTGACTCCCCGCGTGATCCTCACCGAGGGGGGCGCACGACGGATCCCGTGCGCCGTGCTTATGCCTACGGACTACCCCGGTGACGCCTCATCCGGCACCGCCGCCCCCCTGCCCGTCCTCCTGGACCCCTACGGCGGCCCGCACGGGCCTCGCGTCCTCGCCGCGCACAACGCGCATCTGACCTCGCAGTGGTTCGCCGACCAGGGCTTCGCGGTGGTCGTCGCCGACGGGCGGGGCACGCCGGGCCGCTCCCCCGGCTGGGAGAAGGCGATCCACCATGACTTCACGGTCAGCCTCGACGACCAGATCGAGGCGCTTCAGGACCTGGCCAAGAGTCATCCCCTCGACCTGTCCCGGGTGGCGATCCGCGGCTGGTCCTACGGCGGCTGGCTCGCGGGCCTCGCGGTGCTGCGCCGCCCCGACGTGTTCCACGCGGGCATCGCGGGCGCGCCGGTCACCGACTGGCGGCTCTACGACACCCACTACACCGAGCGGTACCTCGGCGACCCGGCCACCTCTCCGGAGGCGTACGCGAAGAGCTCGCTCGTCACCGACGAGGGGCTCTCCTCCCCCGCCGAGCCGCACCGCCCGCTGATGATCGTGCACGGCCTGGCCGACGACAACGTGGTCGTCGCCCACGCGCTGCGGCTGTCCTCCGCGCTGTTGGCGGCGGGCCGCCCGCACGAGGTGCTGCCCCTGTCGGGCGTCACCCACATGACCCCGCAGGAACAGGTCGCGGAGAACCTCCTGCTCCTCCAGGTGGACTTCCTGAAGCGGTCGCTGGGCCTGCACTAG
- a CDS encoding DUF397 domain-containing protein, which yields MIRKHSDGNSTELAWFKSSYSGGTDGESCVEIAPTPTVIHVRDSKHADDSPRLALSPEAWAVFVPSV from the coding sequence ATGATCCGCAAGCACTCCGACGGGAACTCCACCGAGCTCGCGTGGTTCAAGAGCAGCTACAGCGGTGGTACAGACGGCGAATCCTGCGTAGAGATCGCCCCCACCCCCACCGTCATCCACGTCCGTGACTCCAAGCACGCCGACGACAGCCCGCGCCTCGCGCTCTCGCCCGAGGCGTGGGCCGTGTTCGTGCCGTCGGTCTAG
- a CDS encoding helix-turn-helix domain-containing protein, which produces MTQVNGRAVQLKEEADEPGWEVDPDDEWGVAVVETVGRQLKLRREAVGMRAADFGLAVGYGEDLVYKIEGGKRIPRLEYLDKADEVLKAGGLISAMKEDVKKVSYPKKVRDLAKMEAKAVEIGVYECNIIPGLLQTPEHVRALIEAAQPPYSPNDVERMVAARLARQSVFEREPAPSVHFVQEEAPLRRQVGGTMAWRRQLEHLLEVGRLNHVTLQVMPTNTDPHPGLDGRIELLKFPDGTAAGRSDGAFGGRPITDPRQLRILELRYGTIRAQALPPRESLTLIEKLLGET; this is translated from the coding sequence GTGACACAGGTGAACGGCAGGGCGGTCCAGCTCAAGGAGGAGGCGGACGAGCCGGGTTGGGAGGTGGACCCGGACGACGAGTGGGGCGTCGCGGTCGTGGAGACGGTGGGACGGCAGTTGAAGCTTCGCCGGGAGGCGGTGGGGATGCGCGCCGCCGACTTCGGATTGGCCGTCGGGTACGGCGAGGACCTCGTCTACAAGATCGAGGGCGGCAAGCGGATCCCCCGCCTTGAGTACCTGGACAAGGCCGACGAGGTACTGAAGGCGGGTGGGCTGATCTCGGCGATGAAGGAGGACGTGAAGAAGGTCAGCTACCCGAAGAAGGTTCGGGATCTGGCGAAAATGGAGGCGAAGGCGGTCGAGATCGGGGTGTACGAGTGCAACATCATCCCTGGGCTGCTGCAGACGCCGGAACACGTGCGTGCGTTGATCGAGGCCGCGCAGCCGCCGTACTCGCCGAACGACGTGGAACGCATGGTGGCCGCTCGTTTGGCCCGGCAGTCGGTATTCGAACGGGAGCCAGCCCCGTCGGTCCACTTCGTCCAGGAAGAGGCACCGCTACGCCGACAGGTTGGGGGCACAATGGCTTGGCGACGGCAGCTCGAACACCTGCTGGAAGTGGGACGGTTGAACCACGTCACACTTCAGGTCATGCCGACGAACACCGACCCCCACCCGGGGCTGGACGGCAGGATCGAGTTGCTGAAGTTCCCGGACGGGACGGCGGCAGGGCGTTCCGACGGTGCCTTCGGCGGCCGGCCGATCACCGACCCGAGGCAGCTCCGCATCCTCGAGCTGCGCTATGGCACGATCCGGGCGCAGGCACTCCCGCCGCGGGAGTCGTTGACCCTCATCGAGAAACTGCTGGGAGAGACATGA
- a CDS encoding ABC transporter ATP-binding protein codes for MLLEVRDLHVEFRTRDGIARAVNGVSYGVDAGETLAVLGESGSGKSVTAQAVMGILDMPPGRITGGEILFQGRDLLTLKEDERRKVRGAEMAMIFQDALSSLNPVLSVGDQLGEMFVVHRGMSRRDARAKAVELMDHVRIPAAKERVRDYPHQFSGGMRQRIMIAMALALEPALIIADEPTTALDVTVQAQVMDLLAELRREYRMGLILITHDLGVVADVADRIAVMYAGRIVESAPVHDLYKAPAHPYTRGLLDSIPRLDQKGGELYAIKGLPPNLLHIPPGCAFNPRCPMAQDVCRTDVPPLYDVDGSEADESGAGRTSACHFWRECLHG; via the coding sequence ATGCTGCTCGAAGTTCGCGACCTGCACGTGGAGTTCCGTACCCGGGACGGGATCGCCCGGGCCGTCAACGGCGTCAGCTACGGCGTGGACGCGGGCGAGACCCTCGCCGTGCTCGGGGAGTCGGGGTCGGGGAAGTCCGTCACCGCGCAGGCCGTCATGGGGATCCTGGACATGCCGCCGGGACGGATCACCGGCGGCGAGATCCTCTTCCAGGGCCGGGACCTGCTCACCCTCAAGGAGGACGAGCGCAGGAAGGTCCGGGGCGCCGAGATGGCGATGATCTTCCAGGACGCCCTGTCCTCCCTGAACCCCGTGCTGTCGGTCGGCGACCAGCTCGGCGAGATGTTCGTCGTCCACCGGGGCATGTCGCGCAGGGACGCGCGGGCCAAGGCCGTGGAGCTGATGGACCACGTCCGCATCCCGGCCGCCAAGGAGCGGGTCAGGGACTACCCGCACCAGTTCTCCGGCGGCATGCGCCAGCGCATCATGATCGCGATGGCGCTCGCCCTCGAACCGGCGCTCATCATCGCCGACGAGCCCACCACCGCCCTCGACGTCACGGTCCAGGCCCAGGTCATGGACCTGCTCGCGGAGTTGCGGCGCGAGTACCGCATGGGCCTCATCCTCATCACCCACGACCTCGGCGTGGTCGCCGACGTCGCCGACCGCATCGCCGTCATGTACGCCGGCCGGATCGTCGAGTCGGCCCCCGTCCACGACCTCTACAAGGCCCCCGCCCACCCCTACACCCGCGGCCTGCTCGACTCCATCCCGCGCCTGGACCAGAAGGGCGGGGAGCTCTACGCCATCAAGGGCCTGCCGCCCAACCTCCTGCACATCCCGCCGGGCTGCGCCTTCAACCCGCGCTGCCCGATGGCCCAGGACGTGTGCCGCACGGACGTACCGCCCCTGTACGACGTCGACGGGTCGGAGGCCGACGAGTCGGGGGCGGGCCGCACGAGCGCATGCCACTTCTGGCGGGAGTGCCTGCATGGCTGA
- a CDS encoding ABC transporter permease, whose product MGRYVIRRLLQMIPVFIGATLLIFLMVNVMGDPIAGLCGERQCDPATAAQLKKEFGLDKPVWQQYLTYMGNVFTGDFGTAFNGQPVTELMSTAFPVTIRLTIVAILFEIVIGIALGVVTGLRRGRPVDTGVLLLTLVVISVPTFVTGLLLQLLLGVQWGWIKPSVSSEATFGELIVPGLVLASVSLAYVTRLTRTSIAENRRSDYVRTAVAKGLPRRRVVIRHLLRNSLIPVITFIGTDIGALMGGAIVTERIFNIHGVGFQLYQGILRQNTQTVVGFVTVLVLVFLVANLLVDLLYAVLDPRIRYA is encoded by the coding sequence ATGGGCCGGTATGTGATCCGGCGTCTGCTGCAGATGATCCCGGTGTTCATCGGCGCCACGCTGCTGATCTTCCTGATGGTGAACGTGATGGGCGACCCCATCGCCGGACTGTGCGGCGAACGACAGTGCGACCCGGCCACCGCCGCCCAGCTGAAGAAGGAGTTCGGCCTCGACAAGCCGGTCTGGCAGCAGTACCTGACCTACATGGGGAACGTCTTCACCGGAGACTTCGGTACGGCGTTCAACGGCCAGCCGGTCACCGAGCTGATGTCGACGGCGTTCCCGGTCACCATCCGGCTGACGATCGTCGCGATCCTCTTCGAGATCGTCATCGGCATCGCCCTCGGCGTCGTCACGGGCCTGCGCCGGGGCCGCCCCGTGGACACCGGAGTCCTCCTGCTCACCCTCGTCGTGATCTCCGTCCCCACCTTCGTCACCGGCCTGCTGCTGCAACTGCTGCTCGGCGTCCAGTGGGGCTGGATCAAACCGTCGGTCTCCTCCGAGGCCACCTTCGGCGAGCTGATCGTGCCGGGCCTGGTGCTGGCCTCCGTCTCCCTGGCCTACGTCACCCGTCTCACCCGCACCTCGATCGCCGAGAACAGGCGCTCCGACTACGTCCGCACGGCCGTGGCCAAAGGTCTGCCGCGCCGCCGGGTCGTCATCCGGCATCTGCTGCGCAACTCCCTCATCCCCGTGATCACCTTCATCGGCACCGACATCGGCGCCCTGATGGGCGGCGCGATCGTCACCGAGCGCATCTTCAACATCCACGGCGTCGGCTTCCAGCTCTACCAGGGCATCCTCCGCCAGAACACCCAGACCGTCGTCGGCTTCGTGACCGTCCTCGTCCTGGTCTTCCTGGTCGCCAACCTGCTCGTCGACCTCCTGTACGCCGTACTCGACCCGAGGATCCGCTATGCCTGA
- a CDS encoding ABC transporter permease, with protein sequence MPEQSYEPQGAIAGTGMGGAMDLAAAAGETLERPPGGGPQGAGPAEKARSLWSDAWRDLRRNPVFLISALVILFLVFISLWPSAIASGSPLKCDLAKAQEGSQPGHPFGYDGQGCDVYTRTVYGARTSVTVGVLATLGVALFGGVLGGLAGFFGGTWDSVLSRITDIFFAIPVVLGGLVLLSVVTSNTVWPVIGFMVLLGWPQISRIARGSVITAKQNDYVQAARALGATNSRLLLRHITPNAVAPVIVVATIALGTYIALEATLSYLGVGLKPPSVSWGIDISAASPYIRNAPHALLWPSGALALTVLAFIMLGDAVRDALDPKLR encoded by the coding sequence ATGCCTGAGCAGTCGTACGAACCTCAGGGCGCGATCGCCGGCACCGGCATGGGCGGCGCGATGGACCTGGCCGCGGCGGCGGGCGAGACCCTCGAGAGACCGCCCGGCGGCGGGCCGCAGGGCGCCGGGCCGGCCGAGAAGGCCCGCTCCCTCTGGTCGGACGCCTGGCGCGACCTGCGCCGCAACCCGGTGTTCCTGATCTCCGCCCTGGTCATCCTCTTCCTGGTCTTCATCTCCCTGTGGCCTTCGGCCATCGCCTCCGGCAGCCCCCTCAAGTGCGACCTCGCCAAGGCCCAGGAGGGCTCCCAGCCCGGCCACCCCTTCGGCTACGACGGCCAGGGCTGCGACGTCTACACACGCACCGTCTACGGCGCCCGTACGTCCGTCACGGTCGGCGTCCTCGCCACCCTCGGCGTCGCCCTCTTCGGCGGCGTGCTCGGCGGTCTGGCCGGCTTCTTCGGCGGGACCTGGGACTCGGTCCTGTCCCGCATCACCGACATCTTCTTCGCCATCCCCGTCGTCCTCGGCGGCCTGGTCCTCCTCTCCGTGGTGACCAGCAACACCGTCTGGCCGGTGATCGGCTTCATGGTCCTGCTCGGCTGGCCGCAGATCTCCCGCATCGCCCGCGGCTCGGTGATCACCGCCAAACAGAACGACTACGTCCAGGCCGCCCGGGCCCTCGGCGCCACCAACTCCCGCCTCCTGCTGCGCCACATCACCCCGAACGCGGTCGCCCCGGTGATCGTCGTCGCGACCATCGCGCTCGGCACGTACATCGCACTGGAGGCGACCCTGTCCTACCTGGGCGTCGGCCTGAAACCGCCGAGCGTCTCCTGGGGCATCGACATCTCCGCCGCCTCCCCCTACATCCGCAACGCCCCGCACGCCCTGCTCTGGCCCTCGGGCGCCCTCGCCCTCACCGTCCTGGCCTTCATCATGCTCGGCGACGCGGTCCGCGACGCCCTCGACCCGAAGCTGAGGTGA
- a CDS encoding ABC transporter ATP-binding protein, with protein MAEPILEVSGLYKHYPLTQGILFKKQVGSVKAVDGVDFTLGRGETLGIVGESGCGKSTVAKMLVNLERPTEGRIRYKGEDISRLSGRALRAVRRNIQMVFQDPYTSLNPRMTVGDIIGEPYEIHPEVAPKGDRRRRVQDLLDVVGLNPEYINRYPHQFSGGQRQRIGIARGLALRPEVIVADEPVSALDVSVQAQVINLLDRLQSEFDLAYLFIAHDLSIVRHISDRVGVMYLGRIVEIGRDEEIYDHPTHPYTQALLSAVPVPDPAAREQRTRIILTGDVPSPTNIPSGCRFRTRCWKARERCALEVPALVVPAEFRLATGPAAHDSACHFAEEIRVVPPEEAPAGTTDDHGDGAP; from the coding sequence ATGGCTGAGCCGATTCTCGAGGTCAGCGGGCTGTACAAGCACTACCCGCTCACCCAGGGCATCCTGTTCAAGAAGCAGGTCGGGTCGGTGAAGGCCGTCGACGGCGTCGACTTCACCCTCGGCAGGGGCGAAACCCTCGGCATCGTCGGGGAGTCCGGCTGCGGGAAGTCCACCGTCGCCAAGATGCTGGTCAACCTGGAGCGGCCGACCGAGGGCCGGATCCGCTACAAGGGCGAGGACATCTCCCGGCTTTCGGGCAGAGCCCTGCGGGCGGTCCGTCGCAACATCCAGATGGTGTTCCAGGACCCGTACACCTCCCTCAACCCGCGCATGACCGTCGGCGACATCATCGGGGAGCCGTACGAGATCCACCCGGAGGTGGCCCCGAAGGGCGACCGGCGCAGAAGGGTCCAGGACCTTCTCGACGTCGTCGGCCTCAACCCGGAGTACATCAACCGCTACCCGCACCAGTTCTCCGGCGGCCAGCGCCAGCGCATCGGCATCGCCCGCGGGCTGGCCCTGCGCCCCGAGGTGATCGTCGCCGACGAGCCGGTGTCCGCGCTGGACGTGTCGGTCCAGGCGCAGGTGATCAACCTGCTGGACCGGCTCCAGAGCGAGTTCGACCTCGCCTACCTCTTCATCGCCCACGACCTGTCGATCGTCCGTCACATCTCCGACCGGGTCGGGGTCATGTACCTCGGCCGCATCGTGGAGATCGGCAGGGACGAGGAGATCTACGACCATCCGACCCACCCCTACACCCAGGCCCTGCTCTCCGCGGTCCCCGTCCCGGACCCGGCGGCGCGGGAGCAGCGGACGCGGATCATCCTGACCGGCGACGTCCCCTCCCCGACGAACATCCCCTCCGGCTGCCGCTTCCGCACCCGCTGCTGGAAGGCGCGGGAACGCTGCGCCCTGGAGGTGCCGGCCCTCGTGGTCCCCGCGGAGTTCCGCCTCGCCACCGGCCCCGCCGCACACGACTCGGCGTGCCACTTCGCGGAGGAGATCCGGGTCGTCCCGCCCGAGGAAGCGCCGGCGGGGACGACGGACGATCACGGCGACGGAGCGCCATAG